A single window of Rhizobium indicum DNA harbors:
- a CDS encoding carboxymuconolactone decarboxylase family protein, translating to MQPRFNFAKAAPDAYKAVAALEQYVQSSGLERRFIHLIKLRASQINGCAYCVDMHVKEARHDGLSEQWINLMCVWRESPVYDARERALLGWVDSVTNIAKTGAPDADYETLKAHFSEEEMTKITVAIGAINIWNRLAVGFRSQHPLDAAQKAA from the coding sequence ATGCAACCACGTTTCAACTTCGCCAAAGCAGCCCCCGATGCCTACAAGGCAGTCGCCGCGCTCGAGCAATATGTCCAGTCCTCCGGGCTGGAGCGCCGCTTCATCCACCTGATCAAGCTGCGCGCTTCACAGATCAACGGCTGCGCCTATTGCGTCGACATGCATGTGAAGGAAGCCCGCCATGATGGGCTCTCCGAACAATGGATCAACCTGATGTGCGTCTGGCGGGAATCGCCGGTCTATGACGCCCGCGAACGGGCGCTGCTCGGCTGGGTGGATTCAGTGACCAATATCGCCAAAACAGGCGCGCCTGATGCCGACTACGAGACGCTGAAGGCCCATTTTTCCGAAGAAGAAATGACGAAGATCACGGTGGCGATCGGCGCCATCAACATCTGGAACCGGCTTGCCGTCGGCTTTCGCTCACAGCATCCGCTCGATGCGGCGCAGAAGGCAGCGTGA
- a CDS encoding YitT family protein gives MTQLINALGFWNTTATRHTPIEDVQGIFSGSLVAALGLYVLASAGLLTGSTAGVAFLLHYAFGVNFGLAFFLLNLPFFYLSWKRLGMAFTIKTFIAIGLTSVIADVQSRFLSISSIHPAWAALLGGLLLGFGLLALYRHRASLGGVGILGIYLQERFGIRAGLVQLAIDICVLAAAFFVTTPPVVFYSVLGAVVLNLFVAINHRADRYIAL, from the coding sequence ATGACACAGCTCATCAATGCCCTTGGCTTCTGGAATACGACCGCGACGCGCCACACGCCGATCGAAGACGTGCAGGGCATATTCTCCGGCAGCCTCGTTGCGGCGCTCGGCCTCTACGTGCTCGCCAGCGCCGGCCTTCTCACCGGCAGCACCGCCGGCGTGGCTTTCCTCCTGCATTATGCCTTCGGCGTCAATTTCGGCCTTGCCTTCTTCCTGCTCAACCTGCCGTTCTTCTATCTCTCCTGGAAGCGCCTCGGCATGGCCTTCACCATCAAGACCTTCATCGCCATCGGCCTGACCTCGGTGATTGCCGATGTGCAGTCGCGCTTCTTGTCCATTTCGAGCATTCATCCCGCCTGGGCGGCCCTTCTCGGCGGCCTGCTGCTCGGCTTCGGCCTGCTGGCGCTCTATCGCCACCGCGCCAGCCTCGGCGGCGTCGGCATTCTCGGCATCTACCTGCAGGAGCGTTTCGGCATCCGTGCCGGCCTCGTCCAGCTTGCCATCGACATATGCGTGCTCGCCGCCGCCTTCTTCGTCACCACGCCGCCCGTCGTCTTCTATTCGGTGCTCGGTGCCGTCGTCCTCAACCTCTTCGTCGCCATCAATCACCGCGCTGATCGCTACATCGCGCTTTAG
- a CDS encoding YitT family protein: MASNAFAGLLNSSADRHSLFDDAQGIVAGSMLAVLGVTLLSGAGLLAGGTAGLAFLAHYATGFSFGLCFFVVNLPFYYLAFRRLGAAFTIKTFAAIALTSVLSEFVSGFISMAHVDPIAGALFGGLVIGAGMLALFRHRASLGGIGILALYIQDRFGWRAGFVQLGFDGIILALSFFVASPFIIACSVLGAIVLNLTIAINHRKDRYIAM, translated from the coding sequence ATGGCATCCAACGCCTTCGCAGGCCTTCTGAATTCCAGCGCCGACCGTCATTCGCTCTTCGACGACGCCCAGGGCATCGTCGCCGGCAGCATGCTCGCCGTGCTCGGCGTAACGCTTCTCTCCGGCGCCGGGCTGCTTGCCGGCGGCACGGCGGGCCTTGCCTTCCTCGCCCATTATGCGACGGGCTTCAGCTTCGGCCTCTGCTTCTTTGTCGTGAACTTGCCCTTCTATTATCTCGCCTTCCGCCGCTTGGGCGCCGCTTTTACCATCAAGACCTTCGCCGCCATCGCGCTGACGTCGGTCCTGTCCGAATTCGTGTCGGGCTTCATCAGCATGGCGCATGTCGATCCCATCGCCGGTGCGCTCTTCGGCGGCCTCGTCATCGGCGCCGGCATGCTGGCGCTCTTCCGCCACCGCGCCAGCCTCGGCGGCATTGGCATTCTTGCCCTCTATATCCAGGATCGCTTCGGCTGGCGCGCCGGCTTCGTCCAGCTCGGCTTCGACGGCATCATCCTGGCGCTCTCCTTCTTCGTCGCCAGCCCCTTCATCATCGCCTGCTCCGTGCTCGGTGCGATCGTTCTCAACCTCACGATTGCCATCAACCACCGCAAGGACCGCTATATCGCCATGTGA
- a CDS encoding RrF2 family transcriptional regulator → MKMGDGVEQAIHSVAMLSGLSEGGVLSAAALAEFHGVSTSYLLKHLQALSGAGILDTVPGPKGGYRLAKAPKEISLLDIVLAVEGSAPAFRCAEIRQRGPNPVSDRLFAQPCTINAAMLKAERVYRAELAKTSLADIGIELAAVDDGSIAARGCAFLEIHERKTAR, encoded by the coding sequence ATGAAGATGGGCGATGGGGTCGAGCAGGCCATTCACAGCGTTGCGATGCTTTCCGGCCTCTCCGAAGGCGGCGTGCTTTCGGCGGCCGCGCTGGCGGAATTCCACGGCGTTTCGACAAGCTATCTGCTGAAGCATCTGCAGGCGCTGTCGGGCGCCGGCATCCTCGATACCGTACCGGGGCCGAAGGGCGGATATCGGCTGGCAAAAGCACCGAAGGAGATTTCGCTGCTCGACATCGTGCTCGCGGTCGAGGGGTCTGCACCGGCGTTCCGCTGCGCCGAAATCCGCCAGCGCGGACCGAACCCGGTCTCCGATCGCTTGTTCGCCCAGCCCTGCACCATCAACGCGGCGATGCTGAAAGCCGAACGGGTCTATCGCGCCGAACTCGCCAAGACGAGCCTGGCCGATATCGGCATCGAACTTGCCGCCGTCGACGACGGATCGATCGCAGCCAGAGGCTGCGCCTTCCTTGAAATCCATGAACGCAAGACGGCTCGTTGA
- a CDS encoding ligase-associated DNA damage response DEXH box helicase — MDQIDSEARTLLPAAFTRWFAEKGWRPRAHQLELLARAEAGESTLLIAPTGAGKTLAGFLPSLTDLTRRGRIPPGSAFTGIHTLYVSPLKALAIDIERNLMKPVEEMGLPVNVENRTGDTPNAKRQRQKLNPPDILLTTPEQVALLLANREAERFFKDLKYIVLDELHSLVTSKRGHMLSLGLARLRRLAPGLQTIGLSATVAEPMDLQKWLVGQEEGSEHHAGLVVVEGGAKPDISILSTEERIPWAGHSARYAIPDVYNKLVEHRTTLLFVNTRSQAEMLFQALWTINDDNLPIALHHGSLDVAQRRKVEAAMAENRLRAVVATSTLDLGIDWGDVDLVIHVGAPKGASRLAQRIGRANHRMDEPSKAILVPANRFEVMECQAALDANYIGAQDTPPVGRGALDVLAQHVLGMACAEPFDMLELYDEIISASPYADLSWETFERIVDFVATGGYALRTYERYARIRKTKEGRWRVSNPAVAQQYRLNLGTIVESPMLNIRMVKRGEGGRIGRGGATLGKVEEYFLEQLSPGDTFVFSGKVLRFEGIRENECLASQAFSLDPKIPSYNGGKFPLSTYLAEQVRAMIADPDRWRRLPDQVRDWLSLQNDKSMLPKRDEFLIETFPRGSRAYMVAYPFEGRLAHQTLGMLLTRRLERIGAKPLGFVATDYSLAIWGLEDMGLMIGNGRLSLSDLFDEDMLGDDLEAWLDESFLLKRTFRNCAVIAGLIERRHPGKEKSGRQITVSADLIYDVLRSHEPDHILLQATRQDAATGLLDIGRLGDMLRRIRGHITHRALDHISPLAVPVMLEIGREAVPGEAHDALLAEAADDLIAEALA; from the coding sequence GTGGACCAGATCGATTCCGAAGCCCGTACCCTGCTTCCTGCCGCCTTTACCCGCTGGTTTGCGGAAAAGGGCTGGCGACCGCGCGCCCATCAGCTGGAACTGCTTGCCCGCGCCGAGGCCGGCGAAAGCACGCTGCTGATTGCGCCGACCGGTGCCGGCAAGACGCTCGCCGGTTTCCTGCCCTCGCTCACCGATCTCACCCGCCGCGGCCGGATCCCGCCCGGCTCCGCCTTCACCGGCATCCACACGCTCTACGTCTCGCCGCTGAAGGCGCTTGCTATCGATATCGAGCGCAACCTGATGAAGCCGGTCGAGGAGATGGGCCTGCCGGTCAACGTCGAGAACCGCACCGGCGATACGCCGAACGCTAAGCGCCAGCGCCAGAAGCTCAACCCGCCGGATATTCTGCTGACGACGCCGGAACAGGTCGCCCTGCTGCTGGCGAACCGGGAGGCCGAGCGCTTCTTCAAGGACCTGAAATATATCGTCCTCGACGAGCTGCATTCGCTCGTCACCTCCAAGCGCGGCCATATGCTCTCGCTCGGCCTTGCCCGCCTGCGCCGCCTTGCCCCCGGTCTCCAGACGATCGGCCTGTCGGCAACCGTCGCCGAGCCGATGGATCTGCAGAAATGGCTGGTCGGCCAGGAAGAGGGTAGCGAACATCATGCCGGCCTCGTCGTCGTCGAAGGCGGCGCCAAGCCCGATATCTCGATCCTGTCGACCGAAGAGCGCATTCCCTGGGCCGGCCATTCCGCCCGGTATGCCATTCCCGATGTCTACAACAAGCTCGTCGAACATCGCACGACGCTGCTCTTCGTCAACACCCGCAGCCAGGCGGAAATGCTATTCCAGGCGCTCTGGACGATCAATGACGACAACCTGCCGATCGCGCTCCATCACGGCTCGCTCGATGTCGCCCAGCGCCGGAAGGTCGAGGCGGCGATGGCCGAAAACCGGCTGCGCGCCGTCGTTGCCACCTCCACCCTCGATCTCGGCATCGACTGGGGCGATGTCGATCTCGTCATCCATGTCGGCGCGCCGAAGGGTGCCTCGCGTCTTGCCCAGCGCATCGGTCGTGCCAACCACCGCATGGACGAGCCCTCGAAGGCGATCCTCGTGCCCGCCAACCGCTTCGAGGTCATGGAGTGCCAGGCAGCCCTCGACGCCAATTATATCGGCGCGCAGGATACCCCGCCCGTCGGCCGCGGCGCGCTCGACGTGCTCGCCCAGCACGTGCTCGGCATGGCCTGCGCCGAGCCTTTCGACATGCTGGAACTCTACGATGAAATCATCAGCGCCTCGCCCTATGCCGATCTGAGCTGGGAGACCTTCGAGCGCATCGTCGATTTCGTCGCGACCGGCGGTTATGCGCTGCGGACCTATGAGCGCTACGCCCGCATCCGCAAGACCAAGGAAGGCCGTTGGCGCGTCTCCAATCCTGCAGTCGCCCAGCAATACCGCCTCAACCTCGGCACCATCGTCGAAAGCCCGATGCTGAATATCCGCATGGTCAAGCGCGGCGAGGGCGGCAGGATCGGCCGCGGCGGCGCTACGTTGGGGAAGGTCGAGGAATATTTCCTCGAGCAATTGTCGCCGGGCGATACCTTCGTCTTCTCCGGCAAGGTGCTGCGTTTCGAGGGCATCCGCGAGAACGAATGCTTGGCGTCGCAGGCCTTTTCGCTCGATCCGAAGATCCCCTCCTATAATGGCGGCAAGTTTCCGCTGTCGACCTATCTCGCCGAGCAGGTGCGGGCGATGATTGCCGATCCCGATCGCTGGCGCCGCCTGCCGGATCAGGTGCGCGACTGGCTGTCGCTGCAGAACGACAAGTCGATGCTGCCGAAGCGCGACGAGTTCCTGATCGAAACCTTCCCGCGCGGCAGCCGCGCCTATATGGTCGCCTATCCCTTCGAAGGCCGTCTCGCCCACCAGACGCTCGGCATGCTGCTGACCCGCCGGCTGGAGCGGATAGGCGCCAAGCCCCTCGGTTTCGTCGCCACCGATTATTCGCTGGCCATCTGGGGCCTCGAGGATATGGGGCTGATGATCGGCAATGGCCGGCTCAGCCTTTCCGACCTCTTCGACGAGGACATGCTCGGCGACGATCTCGAAGCCTGGCTGGACGAATCCTTCCTGTTGAAGCGCACCTTCCGCAATTGCGCCGTGATTGCAGGCTTGATCGAGCGCCGCCATCCGGGCAAGGAAAAGAGCGGCCGCCAGATCACCGTCTCCGCCGACCTGATCTACGACGTGCTGCGCAGCCACGAACCGGATCACATCCTCTTGCAGGCGACGCGGCAGGATGCGGCAACGGGGCTTTTGGATATTGGCCGTCTTGGCGATATGCTGAGACGAATCAGGGGCCACATCACCCACCGCGCTCTCGATCATATTTCCCCGCTCGCCGTACCGGTGATGCTGGAAATCGGACGCGAGGCGGTGCCGGGCGAGGCCCATGACGCACTCCTGGCCGAAGCGGCGGACGATCTGATCGCCGAAGCGCTCGCTTGA